In one window of Arachis ipaensis cultivar K30076 chromosome B06, Araip1.1, whole genome shotgun sequence DNA:
- the LOC107647751 gene encoding uncharacterized protein LOC107647751, with product MEGTANVIVYRNSEIIRNTHERVRFVCQNPFLFVVPCTMTFIELQNSLCQSMENIILRRVSSILYRNPIIVFGGLIQFDIMPITDEESLQNMFQIHRQTQMRQPQIELYVEFQDVEADEIQNDLDIEDDRAAVYEGMNSDSEEDFEATYEAGDEDEDGDVGVEAEVENVVIHPAVSQPMNVPHFMRNLDIDAMNAPEFSEYANIGVADPEDGEFRIGMEYSSRKSVVATIRSCTISRGVDYNVYESEPLTFYAKCMTYERGRDWFIRASLIRKKGCWEIRRYNGWHTCTMGTISQDHSKLDLDTVAEAIRPLVESDPSINIKSIIAEVQSRFNYTISYRKAWLAK from the exons ATGGAGGGTACCGCAAACGTGATAGTGTATCGCAATAGTGAGATTATACGAAATACTCATGAGAGAGTGAGGTTTGTGTGTCAGAATCCGTTTTTGTTTGTGGTTCCATGCACCATGACGTTTATCGAGCTTCAAAACAGTCTCTGTCAAAGTATGGAGAATATTATATTGAGGAGAGTGAGCAGTATATTGTACCGGAATCCGATTATAGTTTTTGGTGGTCTAATACAGTTTGATATCATGCCGATCACTGACGAGGAGAGTCTGCAAAATATGTTCCAGATTCATCGGCAAACTCAAATGCGACAGCCACAGATTGAGCTGTATGTTGAGTTTCAAGATGTAGAGGCAGATGAGATTCAAAATGATTTAGATATAGAGGATGATAGAGCTGCAGTGTATGAAGGAATGAACAGTGACAGCGAAGAGGACTTCGAAGCCACTTATGAAGCTGGCGATGAAGACGAGGATGGTGATGTGGGAGTCGAAGCAGAAGTGGAGAATGTGGTGATTCACCCCGCAGTCAGTCAACCGATGAACGTCCCACATTTTATGCGTAATTTGGATATTGACGCGATGAATGCACCGGAATTTTCGGAATATGCAAACATAG GTGTTGCTGATCCTGAGGACGGAGAGTTCAGGATAGGAATGGAGTATAGTTCTAGAAAGTCTGTCGTCGCAACAATTAGAAGTTGcactatctctagaggagtcGACTACAATGTTTATGAGTCCGAACCATTgacgttctatgcaaaatgcaTGACGTATGAGCGTGGGCGCGACTGGTTTATCCGAGCCAGTTTGATACGGAAAAAAGGTTGTTGGGAGATACGGAGATACAACGGCTGGCACACATGCACCATGGGAACGATTTCACAGGATCATTCCAAGTTAGACTTGGACACAGTTGCTGAGGCTATAAGGCCATTGGTTGAGAGTGACCCGTCCATCAATATCAAATCTATAATTGCGGAGGTCCAGTCAAGGTTTAACTACACCATCAGTTACcgaaaggcttggttggcaaagtaA
- the LOC107605619 gene encoding uncharacterized protein LOC107605619, with protein MALVGCGKRKGKDLEEKNGVIVKRRGNNVDHSIVGDSEEILRKEICQKVATFLVMNGIPLKAVKSVEFQKMWESVARCGPGYIAPSIEDLRGKLLKYQVARIKEAIEDHKIKWKRTGCSILIDSWNNGYGMTIFNFFVNSPKGTVFLKSVNATNVCNNVDGIFEMIDGVVNEVGIENVVQVVTKNEESFKAAGKLLMEKRSTIFWVPCAVHCIELMFEEFEKKVKVHRETIANGRRITTYIYSRASVIDLLHYFTKGKDLIRPAATRGATSYLTLDCLNRNKDALEKMFTSKSWKSSAFSRSRSGKQVENIVMDSKFWKNIEICLKGANPLIKVLRLVNSDEKPAMGFVYKEMMQAKEKIQSAFNSVKQRYMPLWNIIDEKWDKEVHRPLEATAYYLNPQFHYSPDFKDDFDVKYGLYSSLCRTVAIKADACTVDRHLEEFKNARNAFGSELAKSAIKTKKAAEWWDSYGSEFPELQNFAIRILSLTCSAYGCTTNWDTFDKVHSKKRSRRRQKTWNDVLFAMSNLKLTDEKKESKAFAYSMEDIASDDEWYVENIESSSNNEEPELYDAELIIPAEDDTPKDQYGYIEDLRIPDIDSDFNDDDDDVANDDYGDDDAMESDGDDMEDDDYDD; from the exons ATGGCTCTTGTTGGTTGTGGGAAGAGGAAGGGGAAGGATTTGGAAGAGAAAAATGGGGTCATTGTGAAGAGAAGAGGGAACAATGTTGATCATTCTATCGTGGGTGATAGTGAAGAGATTCTGAGAAAAGAAATATGTCAGAAAGTTGCTACCTTTCTAGTCATGAATGGCATTCCTTTGAAAGCTGTGAAAAGTGTTGAGTTTCAAAAGATGTGGGAATCAGTTGCACGTTGTGGCCCTGGATACATTGCACCTTCTATTGAAGATCTCAGAGGGAAGCTTTTGAAGTATCAAGTCGCAAGAATCAAGGAAGCAATTGAGGATCACAAGATCAAGTGGAAGAGAACAGGGTGCAGCATTTTGATTGATAGCTGGAATAATGGGTATGGAATGACCATATTCAACTTCTTTGTTAACAGCCCTAAAGGTACGGTTTTTCTGAAATCTGTTAATGCTACTAATGTATGCAACAATGTTGATGGTATCTTTGAGATGATTGATGGTGTTGTGAATGAGGTTGGTATTGAAAATGTTGTTCAAGTTGTGACAAAAAATGAAGAGAGTTTTAAAGCTGCTGGAAAATTGTTGATGGAGAAAAGAAGTACTATTTTTTGGGTGCCTTGTGCTGTTCATTGTATTGAATTGATGTTTGAGGAATTTGAAAAGAAGGTGAAGGTTCATAGAGAGACCATTGCTAATGGTAGGAGGATTACTACTTATATATATTCCAGAGCTTCTGTGATTGATCTGTTGCATTACTTTACCAAGGGAAAGGATTTGATTAGGCCGGCTGCGACTCGTGGTGCGACTTCTTATCTGACTTTAGATTGTCTCAATCGCAACAAGGATGCATTGGAGAAAATGTTCACTTCGAAATCATGGAAATCCAGTGCTTTCTCAAGATCAAGAAGTGGGAAACAGGTTGAGAATATAGTTATGGATAGCAAGTTTTGGAAGAACATTGAGATTTGTTTGAAAGGTGCTAATCCTCTTATTAAAGTGCTTCGATTGGTGAATTCAGACGAAAAACCAGCCATGGGTTTCGTTTATAAAGAAATGatgcaagcaaaagaaaagataCAAAGTGCCTTCAATTCTGTCAAGCAAAG aTACATGCCTCTGTGGAACATCATTGATGAAAAATGGGATAAAGAAGTTCACAGGCCTTTGGAAGCTACTGCTTACTACCTCAACCCTCAATTTCACTATAGCCCTGATTTCAAAGATGATTTTGATGTTAAATATGGACTATATAGTTCTTTGTGTAGGACGGTAGCAATTAAAGCTGATGCATGCACTGTTGATCGTCATCTTGAAGAGTTCAAGAATGCAAGAAATGCCTTTGGAAGTGAATTAGCCAAGTCTGCTATTAAAACCAAAAAGGCAGCAGAGTGGTGGGACTCTTATGGATCTGAATTTCCCGAGCTTCAGAATTTCGCCATTCGTATACTGTCCTTGACATGCAGTGCTTATGGGTGTACAACTAATTGGGATACTTTTGATAAG GTTCACTCAAAGAAAAGGAGTCGTCGTAGGCAGAAGACATGGAATGATGTATTGTTTGCGATGTCCAACTTAAAATTGAccgatgagaagaaggaaagcaaagCGTTTGCGTATAGCATGGAAGACATTGCTTCTGATGATGAATGGTATGTAGAGAACATTGAAAGTTCATCTAATAATGAAGAACCAGAGCTTTACGATGCAGAATTGATTATTCCAGCTGAAGATGATACACCAAAAGATCAATATGGTTATATAGAGGACTTGAGAATTCCTGATATTGATTCTGactttaatgatgatgatgatgatgttgctaATGATGATTATGGTGATGATGATGCCATGGAAAGTGATGGAGATGACATGGAAGATGATGATTACGATGATTGA
- the LOC107647752 gene encoding cyclin-D5-1, whose product MEGKIRIEERSLAPLQEYGASEDEYVSILIEREKGTLAFKNIESFIFVNCFSHSRINALNWILQTRATLGFSFQTAYLSMAYFDRFLSKCSIDNGKCWKMRLLSIACLTLAAKMEESEVPVLTEFQSEDYCFENKVIQRMELLVLSTLEWNMVMITPLVFLPYFITKLCNESQTCHVLSKTIQIIFTLIQEVNLMDHRPSVIAAAATLVAMDQHLTIESVKLKMSSIHEFRFLVAEDIFAYYDQIQSFYIEKENYKTQEKESYTQ is encoded by the exons ATGGAAGGAAAGATTAGAATAGAAGAGCGTTCATTGGCTCCATTACAAGAATATGGTGCTTCTGAGGATGAATATGTGAGCATTTTGATTGAGAGAGAAAAGGGTACTCTTGCTTTCAAAAATATTGAGTCTTTCATATTTGTGAATTGCTTCAGTCATTCACGCATTAATGCTCTTAATTGGATTCTTCAG ACAAGAGCAACACTTGGTTTTAGCTTTCAAACAGCTTATTTGTCCATGGCATACTTTGACAGATTCCTTTCCAAATGTTCCATTGAT AATGGTAAGTGTTGGAAAATGAGGTTACTATCAATTGCATGTCTTACTCTAGCTGCAAAGATGGAGGAGAGTGAAGTGCCGGTGCTAACCGAGTTTCAATCGGAAGATTATTGCTTCGAAAACAAAGTGATTCAGAGAATGGAGCTCTTGGTGCTTAGCACATTGGAATGGAACATGGTTATGATCACCCCATtagttttccttccttatttcatCACAAAGCTCTGCAATGAATCCCAAACATGCCATGTTTTGTCCAAGACTATTCAAATCATCTTCACACTAATTCAAG AGGTCAATTTAATGGATCATAGGCCATCTGTTATTGCGGCTGCGGCGACTTTGGTGGCAATGGATCAGCACTTGACAATAGAATCAGTAAAATTGAAGATGAGTTCAATTCATGAATTCAGATTTCTTGTAGCT GAAGATATATTTGCATACTATGATCAAATTCAAAGTTTCTACATTGAGAAAgaaaactataagacacaagagAAGGAGAGTTACACTCAATAA